A part of Tigriopus californicus strain San Diego chromosome 10, Tcal_SD_v2.1, whole genome shotgun sequence genomic DNA contains:
- the LOC131888221 gene encoding L-threonine dehydratase catabolic TdcB-like (The sequence of the model RefSeq protein was modified relative to this genomic sequence to represent the inferred CDS: added 54 bases not found in genome assembly) encodes MSDLISAKQILKAQSEVFQSSLGILKTPCILLAHHKDQRHNILSIPNRLQTHLRVPEKIDLFGKLENVQNTGSFKIRGVANQLRGLNKGDDNHLVTMSAGNYGRTFATACKAYGFNGTVIMPESAPDNRAELMTSLGITVERLPTSQLMRGVSEHEGKGSKFLHPFDDLDLIAGYGSLGLEILEDVPDADIVLVCCGGGGLLAGVATSIKLFSKNTDVKVYGVEPEIANGMFLSIKRNSPAQIPSAKSIASGLAPPFAGSNAFAHVKKYCDGVLLVSDLEIKQTVCTLFESKLVVEPSGSAALAAVLCGKLQKLEPDLAGKKVVAIFTGGNVSPEELDQIIKSTQ; translated from the exons ATGTCAGATCTAATATCAGCTAAACAGATTTTAAAAGCTCAAAGTGAAGTATTTCAATCCTCGTTGGGAATTTTAAAGACTCCATGTATTCTTTTGGCTCATCACAAGGATCAACG GCATAACATATTGTCAATTCCGAATCGCCTTCAAACCCACTTGAGGGTGCCAGAGAAAATCGATTTGTTTGGGAAGttggaaaatgttcaaaatacCGGTTCCTTTAAGATTCGTGGTGTGGCCAATCAGCTACGAGGACTGAACAAAGGAGACGACAACCACTTGGTAACAATGTCGGCAG GAAATTATGGTCGGACTTTTGCTACGGCATGTAAGGCTTATGGATTCAATGGGACAGTAATCATGCCTGAATCTGCCCCAGACAATCGGGCAGAACTGATGACTAGTTTAGGAATAACAGTGGAACGATTGCCCACATCACAGCTCATGAGGGGCGTGTCTGAG CATGAAGGTAAGGGGTCCAAATTCCTCCATCCTTTTGAcgatttggatttgattgcCGGGTATGGATCATTGGGGTTGGAGATTCTAGAGGATGTACCGGACGCAGACATTGTGTTGGTTTGTTGTGGAGGCGGTGGACTTCTGGCAGGGGTGGCCACATCCATTAAACTCTTTTCCAAGAACACAGATGTCAAAGTTTATGGAGTGGAACCCGAAATTGCCAACGGCATGTTTCTGTCAATTAAG AGAAACTCGCCAGCTCAAATTCCAAGTGCGAAAAGCATCGCCTCAGGATTAGCGCCTCCTTTTGCGGGGTCCAATGCGTTTGCTCATGTCAAGAAATACTGTGATGGGGTTCTCTTGGTGAGTGACCTCGAGATCAAGCAAACTGTGTGCACTCTCTTTGAGAGCAAATTAGTGGTGGAACCCTCTGGATCCGCTGCTTTGGCGGCGGTTCTTTGTGGGAAA TTACAAAAGTTGGAGCCCGATTTGGCAGGGAAAAAAGTGGTTGCTATATTTACG
- the LOC131889700 gene encoding sarcoplasmic calcium-binding proteins I, III, and IV-like, which produces MSTFRPVIRMNSLVENDTAAAEYHKHLSPFQMEKFTYMFDSLFDLDKNLLLEEADIHALVSKMKTYCKWDDNDEKYQYIKDVHKVFYECLQDQVRSEKAASAQAEEIKTWEEALKVKKIDVSQITLRQWLNMWGRLCYRASGLNDFPIWVQLLPKIFFEIIDQDKDGILEKSEYERFYREFVAVPSTELQKVVDEGYRAMTADGEYTFDLEHYGFCFANFLLGRSIYGPGKYIFGVFDNSDINQTFKVNYNEEDEED; this is translated from the exons ATGTCTACCTTCAGGCCTGTGATTCGTATGAACTCCCTTGTGG AGAATGATACTGCGGCCGCTGAGTACCACAAGCATTTGtctccatttcaaatggagaAGTTCACTTATATGTTTGACTCACTTTTCGACTTGGATAAg AATCTGTTATTGGAAGAGGCCGACATTCATGCCCTGGTGAGTAAAATGAAGACCTATTGCAAATGGGATGACAACGATGAGAAGTATCAGTATATCAAAGACGTTCACAAAGTCTTTTATGAATGTCTTCAAGATCAAGTGAGATCCGAAAAAG CGGCCTCTGCTCAAGCTGAAGAGATCAAGACCTGGGAGGAAGCCTTGAAGGTGAAGAAAATTGACGTGTCCCAGATCACCCTGCGACAATGGCTCAACATGTGGGGCCGTCTTTGTTACAGAGCCTCCGGTCTCAATGATTTCCCAATTTGGGTCCAGTTGCTCCCGAAAATCttctttgaaatcattgaCCAAGATA AGGACGGAATTTTGGAGAAGAGTGAATATGAGCGATTCTATCGTGAGTTTGTTGCCGTGCCATCTACTGAATTGCAAAAGGTGGTAGATGAAGGATACAGAGCCATGACTGCG GACGGCGAATACACCTTTGACCTGGAACATTACGGTTTTTGCTTTGCCAATTTCCTCTTGGGACGAAGCATTTACGGACCTGGCAAGTACATCTTTGGCGTCTTTGACAACAGCGATATCAACCAGACCTTCAAGGTCAACTACaacgaggaggacgaagaggatTAA